In Nocardioides conyzicola, one genomic interval encodes:
- a CDS encoding VOC family protein, with product MGIASGPVVQICWVTDDIEATERLLSEQFGVATWTRIPDVRFGPDTTTLRGAPVDCTLHVSLGYAGDLQLELIQPVAGPSIHREFLDAHGPGLHHVCFEVDDVDTACASAEAAGVPVLMRGSMMDGEIEFAYVDGSAGGAPYVELARIGPQMRELYDAVKNA from the coding sequence GTGGGCATTGCGAGTGGACCGGTCGTCCAGATCTGCTGGGTCACCGACGACATCGAGGCGACCGAGCGGCTGCTCTCCGAGCAGTTCGGGGTCGCGACGTGGACCCGGATCCCGGACGTGCGGTTCGGGCCGGACACCACCACGCTGCGCGGCGCGCCGGTGGACTGCACGCTGCACGTCTCGCTCGGGTATGCCGGGGACCTGCAGCTCGAGCTGATCCAGCCGGTCGCCGGTCCGTCGATCCACCGGGAGTTCCTGGACGCGCACGGGCCTGGCCTGCACCACGTCTGCTTCGAGGTCGACGACGTCGACACGGCGTGCGCCTCCGCAGAGGCCGCCGGGGTGCCAGTGCTGATGCGCGGCTCGATGATGGACGGCGAGATCGAGTTCGCCTACGTCGATGGTTCTGCCGGCGGAGCGCCGTACGTGGAGCTCGCGCGGATCGGCCCGCAGATGCGGGAGCTCTACGACGCGGTGAAGAACGCATGA
- a CDS encoding SDR family NAD(P)-dependent oxidoreductase, translating to MRVALVTGTGPGSIGAATATALRTQGFRVLTTTRTSAVSADTHPLELSSRESVAELTAWVASTTDRLDVLVNNAGIHLDLRSKWSEPQLVDGHEIHWRTNYLGTAQLTRLLLPLLLATADAHGEARVVNVVSKLHDRGRNAWLADGVTPYDSWAAYGTSKLALVHEAAEIERRYGDRGLHGYSLHPGSVYTRIADRGLGTAPVLARLRKLAAPLERRSLASPEDGARTSVFCATSAEAVPGGYHRRSAAAEPSGDAHDAAAAALLWETTTDLV from the coding sequence ATGAGAGTCGCCCTGGTCACCGGGACCGGACCCGGCTCCATCGGTGCGGCGACCGCGACGGCCCTGCGGACACAGGGTTTCCGGGTGCTGACGACAACCCGGACCTCCGCCGTCTCGGCCGACACCCACCCGCTGGAGCTGTCGTCGCGCGAGTCGGTCGCCGAGCTCACGGCGTGGGTCGCGTCGACCACCGATCGGCTGGACGTGCTCGTCAACAACGCCGGCATCCACCTCGACCTGCGCTCGAAGTGGTCCGAGCCGCAGCTCGTCGACGGCCACGAGATCCACTGGCGCACCAACTACCTCGGCACCGCCCAGCTGACGCGGTTGCTGCTCCCGCTCCTGCTGGCGACGGCCGACGCCCACGGCGAGGCCCGGGTCGTCAACGTGGTCTCCAAGCTGCACGACCGGGGGCGCAACGCGTGGCTGGCGGACGGCGTCACGCCGTACGACTCCTGGGCGGCCTACGGCACCTCCAAGCTCGCGCTCGTGCACGAGGCGGCCGAGATCGAGCGGCGGTACGGCGATCGCGGGCTGCACGGCTACTCCCTGCACCCAGGCTCGGTCTACACCCGGATCGCCGACCGGGGCTTGGGGACCGCACCGGTGCTGGCCCGGCTGCGCAAGCTGGCCGCGCCGCTCGAGCGCCGCTCGCTCGCCAGTCCCGAGGACGGGGCCCGCACGAGCGTCTTCTGCGCCACGTCGGCCGAGGCCGTGCCGGGCGGCTACCACCGGCGCTCGGCGGCGGCCGAGCCCTCGGGCGATGCGCACGACGCCGCCGCGGCGGCGCTGTTGTGGGAGACCACCACCGATCTCGTCTAG
- a CDS encoding acetyl-CoA C-acetyltransferase gives MSGPSVIVAGARTPIGRLLGGLKSLSAAELGGVAIRGALEKAGVQPEQVDYLIMGQVILAGAGQNPARAAGIAGGLPWTMPSITINKVCLSGLNSIAMADQLIRAGECEIVVAGGMESMTNAPHLLPKSREGFKFGDVALVDSMAYDALYDQATQQAMGGLTEQINAEGVKLTREEQDEFAAASHQKAAAAWKNGVFDDEVVPVSIPQRKGDPVVVSADEGVRGDTTVESLGKLRPAFSKDGTITAGSASQISDGAAAVVVMSKAKAEELGLEWLAEIGAHGMVAGPDSSLQLQPANATQKACDKEGISPADLDLVEFNEAFAAVGIESARALGLDPEIVNVNGGAIALGHPVGMSGTRVVLHLALELQRRGGGVGAAALCGGGGQGDALIVRVPKA, from the coding sequence ATGTCCGGTCCGTCCGTCATCGTCGCGGGTGCGCGCACCCCGATCGGCCGCCTCCTCGGCGGCCTGAAGAGCCTCTCGGCGGCCGAGCTCGGTGGCGTCGCCATCCGGGGCGCCCTGGAGAAGGCCGGCGTGCAGCCGGAGCAGGTCGACTACCTGATCATGGGCCAGGTCATCCTCGCCGGGGCGGGCCAGAACCCCGCCCGTGCCGCCGGCATCGCCGGTGGGCTGCCGTGGACGATGCCCTCGATCACCATCAACAAGGTCTGCCTGTCGGGCCTCAACTCGATCGCGATGGCCGACCAGCTGATTCGCGCCGGTGAGTGCGAGATCGTCGTCGCCGGCGGCATGGAGTCGATGACCAACGCCCCGCACCTCCTGCCGAAGTCGCGGGAGGGCTTCAAGTTCGGCGACGTCGCCCTGGTCGACTCGATGGCGTACGACGCTCTCTACGACCAGGCCACCCAGCAGGCGATGGGCGGGCTGACCGAGCAGATCAACGCCGAGGGCGTGAAGCTGACCCGCGAGGAGCAGGACGAGTTCGCGGCCGCCTCGCACCAGAAGGCCGCAGCGGCCTGGAAGAACGGGGTCTTCGACGACGAGGTCGTCCCGGTCTCGATCCCGCAGCGCAAGGGCGACCCGGTCGTGGTCAGCGCCGACGAGGGCGTGCGCGGCGACACCACCGTCGAGTCGCTCGGCAAGCTGCGCCCGGCCTTCAGCAAGGACGGCACGATCACCGCCGGCTCCGCCTCGCAGATCTCCGACGGCGCCGCGGCGGTCGTGGTGATGAGCAAGGCCAAGGCCGAGGAGCTCGGCCTGGAGTGGCTGGCCGAGATCGGAGCGCACGGCATGGTCGCCGGCCCCGACTCGAGCCTGCAGCTGCAGCCGGCCAACGCCACCCAGAAGGCGTGCGACAAGGAGGGGATCAGCCCCGCCGACCTCGACCTGGTCGAGTTCAACGAGGCGTTCGCCGCGGTCGGCATCGAGTCCGCCCGCGCGCTGGGCCTGGACCCGGAGATCGTCAACGTCAACGGCGGCGCGATCGCTCTGGGCCACCCGGTCGGCATGTCCGGGACCCGCGTCGTGCTGCACCTCGCGCTCGAGCTCCAGCGCCGCGGCGGCGGTGTCGGTGCCGCCGCGCTCTGCGGCGGTGGCGGGCAGGGCGACGCCCTGATCGTGCGTGTCCCGAAGGCGTGA
- a CDS encoding MarR family transcriptional regulator: MALPFDPIDEAARQWGKRWDGVPAMHAVTSLMRVQQLVIGRLDAILKPHGLSFARYEALVLLTFSSRGSLPLGKMGERLQVHPTSVTSIVRGLEAAGLVERKAHPDDGRAVLAEITDQGRALVEVATADLVDADFALSALSEADLATISAVLTPVRKAAGDF, encoded by the coding sequence GTGGCCCTTCCGTTCGACCCCATCGACGAGGCCGCCCGGCAGTGGGGCAAGCGCTGGGACGGCGTACCCGCCATGCACGCGGTCACCTCGCTGATGCGCGTCCAGCAGCTCGTCATCGGTCGGCTGGACGCGATCCTCAAGCCGCACGGGCTGAGCTTCGCCCGCTACGAGGCACTGGTGCTGCTCACCTTCTCGTCCCGTGGTTCGCTGCCGCTGGGCAAGATGGGGGAGCGGCTGCAGGTGCACCCCACGTCGGTCACCTCGATCGTGCGCGGCCTCGAGGCCGCCGGGCTGGTGGAGCGCAAGGCCCACCCGGACGACGGCCGGGCGGTGCTCGCCGAGATCACCGACCAGGGCCGGGCGCTGGTGGAGGTGGCGACCGCGGACCTGGTCGACGCCGACTTCGCGCTGAGCGCGCTCTCCGAGGCGGACCTGGCGACCATCTCGGCCGTGCTCACCCCGGTCCGCAAGGCCGCCGGGGACTTCTAG
- the meaB gene encoding methylmalonyl Co-A mutase-associated GTPase MeaB, whose amino-acid sequence MSRRRDVDVPDLVGRSRAGEARAVARLISLVEDESPLLREVMAALAPYAGNAQVVGITGSPGVGKSTSTSALVGELRTQGKRVGVLAVDPSSPFSGGALLGDRVRMQDHALDADVYIRSMASRGHLGGLAWTTPQALRVLDVAGCDVILVETVGVGQSEIEVAGLADTTIVLLAPGMGDGIQAAKAGILEIGDLYVVNKADRDGADQVRRDLRTMLALAERPDSAWTPPILKTVAQSGLGIDEVAAEIERHRAWLRASGELEVRRTRRARDEIEAIAVTSLRKRWGDVHGRSELDGLAAAVAAGESDPYAAADELLEGL is encoded by the coding sequence GTGTCCCGAAGGCGTGATGTCGACGTACCGGACCTCGTCGGGCGCTCCCGCGCCGGCGAGGCCCGGGCGGTCGCCCGCCTGATCTCGCTGGTCGAGGACGAGTCGCCGCTGCTCCGCGAGGTGATGGCTGCCCTCGCGCCGTACGCCGGGAACGCCCAGGTCGTCGGGATCACCGGGTCGCCGGGCGTCGGCAAGTCGACGTCGACCAGCGCGCTGGTCGGCGAGCTCCGCACGCAGGGCAAGCGGGTGGGCGTGCTCGCGGTCGACCCGTCGTCGCCGTTCTCCGGTGGGGCGCTGCTCGGCGACCGGGTGCGGATGCAGGACCACGCCCTCGACGCCGACGTCTACATCCGGTCGATGGCCTCGCGCGGGCACCTCGGTGGCCTCGCGTGGACCACGCCGCAGGCCCTGCGGGTGCTCGACGTCGCCGGCTGCGACGTGATCCTGGTCGAGACCGTCGGGGTCGGCCAGAGCGAGATCGAGGTCGCCGGGCTCGCCGACACCACGATCGTGCTGCTCGCGCCCGGGATGGGCGACGGCATCCAGGCCGCCAAGGCCGGCATCCTCGAGATCGGTGACCTCTACGTGGTCAACAAGGCCGACCGGGACGGCGCCGACCAGGTCCGCCGGGACCTGCGCACGATGCTCGCGCTGGCGGAGCGCCCCGACAGCGCCTGGACGCCGCCGATCCTCAAGACCGTCGCGCAGAGCGGCCTCGGCATCGACGAGGTGGCCGCGGAGATCGAGCGGCACCGCGCGTGGCTGAGGGCGAGCGGCGAGCTCGAGGTGCGGCGGACCCGCCGGGCCCGCGACGAGATCGAGGCGATCGCCGTGACCTCACTGCGCAAGCGCTGGGGCGACGTGCACGGACGGTCGGAGCTCGACGGGCTCGCCGCTGCGGTGGCCGCGGGGGAGTCGGACCCCTACGCTGCGGCGGACGAGCTCCTCGAGGGACTGTGA
- a CDS encoding MmcQ/YjbR family DNA-binding protein codes for MVTADDVRRVGLALPRTYEFHTGGRAKLKVRQIVYAAFSKDESDMGFGYPKDARDGLVESDPETFFLPPTSDLRYQWVCAHLDRLEPVEMRELVTDAWRMCTPKMLHDLPELDPPAAAAWAAVDAGEWDRARLLLHPHLHFVDGETALRGRTAVLQHLRSHPTPKPPAAVEVRDGQLYRWIR; via the coding sequence ATGGTCACCGCCGACGACGTCCGCCGCGTCGGCCTGGCCCTGCCCCGGACCTACGAGTTCCACACGGGCGGGCGCGCCAAGCTCAAGGTCCGGCAGATCGTCTATGCCGCGTTCTCGAAGGACGAGTCCGACATGGGCTTCGGCTACCCGAAGGACGCCCGCGACGGGCTGGTCGAGTCCGACCCCGAGACCTTCTTCCTGCCACCGACCAGCGACCTCCGCTACCAGTGGGTGTGCGCCCACCTGGACCGCCTGGAACCGGTCGAGATGCGTGAGCTGGTCACCGACGCGTGGCGGATGTGCACGCCGAAGATGCTGCACGACCTGCCCGAGCTCGACCCGCCGGCGGCGGCGGCCTGGGCGGCCGTCGACGCCGGCGAGTGGGACCGGGCGCGGCTGCTGCTGCACCCCCACCTGCACTTCGTCGACGGCGAGACGGCGCTGCGGGGGCGCACCGCCGTGCTGCAGCACCTGCGCAGCCACCCCACACCGAAGCCGCCCGCCGCGGTGGAGGTCCGCGACGGGCAGCTCTATCGGTGGATCCGCTAG
- a CDS encoding choice-of-anchor J domain-containing protein gives MKTSFLPAGVALATCAAGLLIPFGAATAAPRTATAAPPRTPTPSDVREVSPDKKYSTKLLGSQSRLRALAAAPTPPVGTQRLWLGLDDYNGTLYRKSYTLKAVGDKIEVWVADDTSFPAGDCRGAASTVVTQAQVDRLVSEFDGNMFPKETTAFSTPPDRDGTGGSVPGVDSTGDGDNTVALIDNVRDDNYYDFPAASTYIAGFFSSQFNELLDRNVMTIDAYDWAHRTGDNPPDASTADPCTSRPARPNLYEGTFAHEWQHLLQYYTDPFEVNWINEGLSDFAQTLVGYVDATKTVDQPGADSHLYCFQGFGTVQTPYNPNPRDCGGAQNSLTLWGEDPNPAAVLADYGNAYSMMLYLYDRFGTDFMSALHRDGEFQGVASLANELKGEGINDPYKVIHQFQSMVLLDKIVGDAKHSIVLGADKRVVTTPSLRSTVNLDNPESYDTPGAAPNGADYVALRGSDGKALKGSKVRSLSFDGVATLPTQPLTWTVVSDDPDRAGNPVLWSGNATNLDSAAVTSVTVPAADPTLTFLAKYGAELGYDYGYVQVSTDGGKTYTSIAGNHTVEGPLGAALNGTTSGFESESYDLSAYAGQSILLAFRYVSDGGVNEGGLKVDDVKVGGTTVSDGSSLAPFKSPTQIHPQEVHNWDVKLVGIRAGKVPAVLQVEWNGRRHLTLDRRDLVAAAPFDKVVAIIATDDPTELVQQFAPYTLKVNGVTQPGGS, from the coding sequence ATGAAGACGTCGTTCCTGCCCGCAGGAGTCGCCCTCGCCACGTGCGCGGCCGGTCTCCTCATCCCCTTCGGAGCCGCCACCGCGGCACCGAGGACCGCTACCGCGGCCCCACCTCGTACGCCGACGCCCAGCGACGTGCGCGAGGTGTCGCCGGACAAGAAGTACTCCACCAAGCTGCTCGGCAGCCAGTCCCGGCTCAGGGCCCTGGCCGCTGCCCCCACTCCCCCGGTCGGCACCCAGCGGCTCTGGCTCGGGCTCGACGACTACAACGGCACGCTGTACCGGAAGTCGTACACGCTGAAGGCCGTCGGCGACAAGATCGAGGTCTGGGTCGCGGACGACACGTCCTTCCCGGCCGGTGACTGCCGCGGCGCCGCCAGCACGGTGGTCACGCAGGCCCAGGTCGACCGGCTGGTGAGCGAGTTCGACGGCAACATGTTCCCGAAGGAGACGACCGCGTTCAGCACGCCGCCGGACCGCGACGGCACCGGCGGCTCCGTGCCGGGCGTCGACTCCACCGGCGACGGGGACAACACCGTCGCCCTCATCGACAACGTCCGCGACGACAACTACTACGACTTCCCCGCGGCGTCGACGTACATCGCGGGCTTCTTCTCGTCGCAGTTCAACGAGCTGCTCGACCGCAACGTGATGACGATCGACGCCTACGACTGGGCACACCGCACCGGCGACAACCCGCCGGACGCGTCGACGGCCGACCCGTGCACGAGCCGACCGGCCCGACCCAACCTCTACGAGGGCACGTTCGCCCACGAGTGGCAGCACCTGCTCCAGTACTACACGGACCCGTTCGAGGTGAACTGGATCAACGAGGGCCTCTCGGACTTCGCGCAGACGCTGGTCGGGTACGTCGACGCCACCAAGACCGTCGACCAGCCCGGTGCCGACAGCCACCTCTACTGCTTCCAGGGCTTCGGCACCGTGCAGACGCCGTACAACCCCAACCCGCGCGACTGCGGCGGCGCCCAGAACTCCCTGACGCTGTGGGGTGAGGACCCCAACCCGGCCGCGGTCCTGGCGGACTACGGCAACGCCTACTCGATGATGCTCTACCTCTACGACCGCTTCGGCACCGACTTCATGTCGGCGCTGCACCGCGACGGGGAGTTCCAGGGTGTCGCGAGCCTCGCGAACGAGCTCAAGGGCGAGGGCATCAACGACCCGTACAAGGTGATCCACCAGTTCCAGTCGATGGTGCTGCTCGACAAGATCGTCGGCGACGCCAAGCACTCGATCGTGCTGGGAGCGGACAAGCGGGTGGTCACGACGCCGAGCCTGCGCTCGACGGTCAACCTCGACAACCCGGAGTCCTACGACACCCCCGGCGCCGCACCCAACGGTGCCGACTACGTCGCGCTCCGCGGGAGCGACGGCAAGGCGCTCAAGGGCAGCAAGGTCAGGTCGCTGTCCTTCGACGGCGTCGCGACCCTGCCGACGCAGCCGCTGACCTGGACCGTCGTCTCCGACGACCCCGACCGCGCCGGCAACCCGGTGCTGTGGTCCGGCAACGCGACCAACCTCGACAGCGCCGCCGTCACCTCGGTGACGGTCCCGGCCGCCGACCCGACGCTGACCTTCCTCGCCAAGTACGGCGCCGAGCTCGGCTACGACTACGGCTACGTGCAGGTCTCGACCGACGGCGGCAAGACCTACACGTCGATCGCCGGCAACCACACCGTCGAGGGGCCGCTCGGCGCCGCGCTCAACGGCACCACCTCGGGGTTCGAGTCGGAGTCGTACGACCTCTCGGCGTACGCCGGGCAGAGCATCCTGCTCGCCTTCCGCTACGTCAGTGACGGCGGGGTCAACGAGGGCGGCCTGAAGGTCGACGACGTCAAGGTCGGCGGCACCACCGTCAGCGACGGGTCGAGCCTGGCGCCGTTCAAGTCGCCGACGCAGATCCACCCGCAGGAGGTCCACAACTGGGACGTCAAGCTGGTCGGCATCCGCGCCGGCAAGGTCCCGGCGGTGCTCCAGGTCGAGTGGAACGGCCGGCGGCACCTGACCCTCGACCGGCGCGACCTGGTCGCGGCAGCGCCGTTCGACAAGGTCGTCGCGATCATCGCGACCGACGACCCGACGGAGCTGGTGCAGCAGTTCGCGCCGTACACGCTGAAGGTCAACGGGGTCACCCAGCCGGGCGGCTCCTGA
- the ccrA gene encoding crotonyl-CoA carboxylase/reductase gives MQHILDAIMAGDATAADFAALELPESYRAVTVHKDEAEMFDGLDAKDKDPRKSLHVEDVALPELGPGEAYVAVMASAINYNTVWTSIFEPVSTFGFLERYGRLSPLGKRHDLPYHVVGSDLSGVVLATGAGVTKWAPGTEVVAHCLSVELESPDGHNDTMLDPEQRIWGFETNFGGLAHIALVKANQLMPKPAHLTWEEAASPGLVNCTAYRQLVSKNGGDMKQGDNVLIWGASGGLGGFATQYALNGGANPVCVVSNEEKAQIARSMGAEMIINRSEAGLKFWKDEHTQDPKEWRRFGGMIRDLTGGEDIDIVFEHPGRETFGASVYVTRKGGTITTCASTSGYMHEYDNRYLWMNLKKIISSHFANYRESWEANRLIAKGKIHPTLSRTYSLDEVGQAALDVHHNKHQGKVGVLCLAPEEGLGVRDHEMRAEHLTAINRFRGV, from the coding sequence GTGCAGCACATCCTCGACGCGATCATGGCGGGCGACGCGACCGCCGCTGACTTCGCCGCTCTCGAGCTTCCCGAGTCCTACCGCGCCGTGACGGTGCACAAGGACGAGGCCGAGATGTTCGACGGCCTCGACGCCAAGGACAAGGACCCCCGCAAGTCCCTGCACGTCGAGGACGTGGCGCTGCCCGAGCTCGGCCCGGGCGAGGCGTACGTCGCGGTGATGGCCTCGGCGATCAACTACAACACCGTGTGGACCTCGATCTTCGAGCCGGTCTCGACGTTCGGCTTCCTCGAGCGCTACGGGCGGCTCTCGCCGCTCGGCAAGCGGCACGACCTGCCCTACCACGTGGTCGGCTCCGACCTGTCCGGCGTCGTGCTCGCGACCGGCGCCGGCGTCACCAAGTGGGCGCCCGGCACCGAGGTCGTCGCGCACTGCCTCTCGGTCGAGCTGGAGTCGCCCGACGGGCACAACGACACGATGCTCGACCCCGAGCAGCGGATCTGGGGCTTCGAGACCAACTTCGGCGGCCTGGCCCACATCGCGCTGGTCAAGGCCAACCAGCTGATGCCCAAGCCCGCCCACCTCACCTGGGAGGAGGCCGCCTCCCCCGGGCTGGTCAACTGCACGGCGTACCGCCAGCTGGTCTCCAAGAACGGCGGCGACATGAAGCAGGGCGACAACGTCCTGATCTGGGGTGCCTCGGGCGGCCTGGGCGGCTTCGCGACGCAGTACGCCCTCAACGGCGGCGCCAACCCGGTCTGCGTGGTCTCCAACGAGGAGAAGGCCCAGATCGCCCGCTCCATGGGCGCCGAGATGATCATCAACCGCTCCGAGGCCGGGCTGAAGTTCTGGAAGGACGAGCACACCCAGGACCCCAAGGAGTGGCGCCGGTTCGGCGGGATGATCCGCGACCTCACCGGCGGCGAGGACATCGACATCGTCTTCGAGCACCCCGGCCGCGAGACCTTCGGCGCCAGCGTCTACGTGACCCGCAAGGGCGGCACGATCACCACCTGCGCGTCCACGAGCGGCTACATGCACGAGTACGACAACCGCTACCTGTGGATGAACCTCAAGAAGATCATCTCCTCGCACTTCGCCAACTACCGCGAGTCCTGGGAGGCCAACCGCCTCATCGCCAAGGGCAAGATCCACCCGACGCTCTCGCGGACCTACTCCCTCGACGAGGTCGGCCAGGCCGCCCTCGACGTGCACCACAACAAGCACCAGGGCAAGGTCGGCGTGCTCTGCCTCGCCCCCGAGGAGGGCCTCGGCGTCCGCGACCACGAGATGCGCGCCGAGCACCTGACGGCGATCAACCGCTTCCGGGGGGTCTGA
- a CDS encoding acetyl-CoA hydrolase/transferase family protein: MDLARALAALPDDPRVVVSGNHAIPWHTLGLLDAGLDRYRLWVLNGQPGLPDREGVTLETSFVGPGVRRSPRLSYVPSRLSMVPTLFGRQLPPDAVVLHTTRPRHGRVSLGVEVNVLPAALEAAKRRGGIVIAQVNDRMPWTYGDALVDLDLVDVLVEADAALPTAPVTTIDDASARIGELVAERVADGSTLQAGIGAVPDATLQGLRDRSGLRVWTEMFSDSILGLEKIGALDRNVPITASFLFGSPELLAWADGNERIQMARTEVTNSPALISRNPAMVSVNTALQVDLFAQANASRINARIHSGFGGQTDFIVGAMHAAGGQAFIALRSWHPKADCSTIVPLVDEPVTSFQMTAVVTEQGVAEIAGHDQREQARQLIEHAAHPSMRAELREEAVALGLG; this comes from the coding sequence GTGGATCTCGCGCGCGCCCTGGCCGCCCTTCCCGACGACCCGCGCGTGGTGGTGTCCGGCAACCACGCGATCCCGTGGCACACCCTCGGCCTGCTGGACGCCGGCCTCGACCGCTACCGCCTGTGGGTGCTCAACGGCCAGCCGGGTCTGCCCGACCGCGAGGGCGTGACCCTCGAGACGTCGTTCGTCGGTCCGGGGGTGCGGCGCAGCCCGCGGCTGAGCTACGTGCCGTCGCGGCTGTCGATGGTGCCGACGCTGTTCGGGCGACAGCTGCCGCCCGACGCGGTGGTCCTGCACACCACCCGGCCCCGGCACGGACGGGTCTCGCTCGGGGTCGAGGTCAACGTGCTGCCGGCCGCGCTCGAGGCCGCGAAGCGACGCGGCGGGATCGTGATCGCGCAGGTCAACGACCGGATGCCGTGGACGTACGGCGACGCGCTGGTCGACCTCGACCTGGTCGACGTCCTGGTCGAGGCCGATGCCGCCCTGCCGACGGCGCCGGTCACGACGATCGACGACGCCTCGGCCCGGATCGGCGAGCTGGTCGCCGAGCGGGTGGCCGACGGGTCGACCCTGCAGGCCGGCATCGGCGCCGTACCGGACGCGACCCTGCAGGGCCTGCGGGACCGCTCCGGGCTGCGGGTCTGGACCGAGATGTTCTCGGACAGCATCCTCGGGCTGGAGAAGATCGGCGCGCTGGATCGCAACGTGCCGATCACCGCGTCCTTCCTCTTCGGCTCGCCCGAGCTGCTGGCGTGGGCGGACGGCAACGAGCGGATCCAAATGGCGCGCACCGAGGTCACCAACAGCCCCGCGCTGATCTCTCGCAACCCGGCCATGGTCAGCGTCAACACCGCGCTCCAGGTCGACCTCTTCGCGCAGGCCAACGCCTCGCGGATCAACGCCCGGATCCACTCCGGCTTCGGCGGGCAGACCGACTTCATCGTGGGGGCGATGCACGCCGCCGGCGGCCAGGCGTTCATCGCGCTCCGGTCGTGGCACCCGAAGGCCGACTGCTCGACGATCGTGCCGCTGGTCGACGAGCCGGTGACGTCCTTCCAGATGACGGCGGTCGTCACCGAGCAGGGGGTCGCCGAGATCGCCGGGCACGACCAGCGGGAGCAGGCCCGCCAGCTGATCGAGCACGCCGCGCACCCGAGCATGCGCGCCGAGCTGCGCGAGGAGGCGGTGGCGCTTGGCCTCGGCTGA
- the mce gene encoding methylmalonyl-CoA epimerase: MSSAHGLDAAAHLFTAIDHVGIAVPDLDAAIAFYEQTYGMRLAHQEVNEEQGVREAMMAVGDSGSCIQLLAPLNEQSTIAKFLDSKGPGIQQMAYRVTDVEAVSAILRERGLRLLYEEPRRGTSDSRINFIHPKDAGGVLVELVEPAAAAH, translated from the coding sequence ATGAGCTCTGCCCACGGTCTCGATGCCGCCGCCCACCTGTTCACCGCGATCGACCACGTCGGCATCGCCGTGCCCGACCTCGACGCGGCGATCGCCTTCTACGAGCAGACGTACGGCATGCGGCTGGCCCACCAGGAGGTCAACGAGGAGCAGGGCGTGCGCGAGGCGATGATGGCCGTCGGCGACTCCGGCTCGTGCATCCAGCTGCTCGCGCCACTCAACGAGCAGTCGACGATCGCCAAGTTCCTCGACAGCAAGGGACCGGGCATCCAGCAGATGGCCTACCGCGTCACCGACGTCGAGGCGGTGAGCGCGATCCTGCGCGAGCGCGGCCTGCGGCTGCTGTACGAAGAGCCGCGGCGAGGCACGTCCGACTCCCGCATCAACTTCATCCACCCCAAGGACGCCGGGGGCGTGCTCGTGGAGCTCGTCGAGCCTGCCGCGGCCGCCCACTGA